One genomic region from Mycobacterium basiliense encodes:
- a CDS encoding 2,4'-dihydroxyacetophenone dioxygenase family protein produces the protein MQTLQELDVNYMNGADNPWIPFTPLSDQVFLKYWKVDPVRAEIIVSMKFAAGLILPTHYHTGIVVGHTISGAWRYQESNWISRAGDTVYEVAGSSHTPESMEETEVFFFLVGELLFLDQENKILWQENHKTSIERYNSYCAANGIAARDLSSWDA, from the coding sequence ATGCAGACACTGCAAGAACTCGACGTCAACTACATGAACGGCGCCGACAACCCTTGGATCCCGTTCACCCCGCTTAGCGACCAGGTGTTCTTGAAGTACTGGAAGGTCGACCCGGTGCGCGCGGAGATCATCGTATCGATGAAATTTGCTGCCGGACTGATACTTCCGACTCACTACCACACCGGCATCGTGGTCGGACACACCATCAGTGGGGCGTGGCGATACCAGGAGAGCAACTGGATTTCCCGGGCCGGAGACACCGTCTACGAAGTGGCCGGCTCGTCGCACACCCCGGAGAGTATGGAGGAAACCGAGGTGTTCTTCTTCCTGGTGGGCGAGCTGCTGTTCCTCGACCAGGAGAACAAGATCCTCTGGCAGGAGAACCACAAGACCTCGATCGAGCGGTACAACAGCTACTGCGCCGCCAACGGCATTGCCGCACGCGACCTCAGCAGCTGGGATGCCTGA
- a CDS encoding helix-turn-helix domain-containing protein, which translates to MELQWPAAREPAAQRVWQQVLVPISAELRAGAADLAQRAVDRMRSELPQLFPDQQTVNENLVSTEASLRQLAHLIEVGGDPRRVELPPSTLAIARAAVPRHVVLADLMRFYRLAQELVWQWIHARITAAVSDPADLAKAIELATGWIFGYVDAALVHAEQAYSEERETWLRGAAAARAAAIDDILAKREHDPQHASKRLRYDVNRQHLGVTAWVEQVPQDGDAQPLLGNVIAEVARAVGADSNVIHPLGSLAVAGWVSRRRPFTQTEVTAAKVGELSGVRLAFGDPDGGLPGFRRTHVQASHARRVASLIGPHGGAVTHYHDVAVAALASADTEHAASFVTRVLGPLAATDEDTYRVASTLAVYLQENRSRARAARRLIVHPNTVSYRVNQAESVLGRRIDSDTLELSVALALLPALPRLAQRHATEL; encoded by the coding sequence CGACCGGATGCGATCGGAGCTGCCCCAGCTGTTCCCGGACCAGCAGACCGTCAATGAAAACCTGGTCAGCACCGAGGCCAGCCTGCGCCAACTGGCGCACCTCATCGAAGTCGGCGGTGATCCACGTCGGGTCGAGTTGCCCCCGTCGACACTGGCCATCGCGCGCGCGGCGGTCCCGCGACATGTTGTTTTAGCGGATTTGATGCGCTTCTATCGGTTGGCCCAAGAACTGGTGTGGCAGTGGATCCACGCGCGGATTACCGCCGCCGTGTCCGATCCGGCGGATTTGGCCAAGGCAATCGAGCTGGCCACCGGCTGGATCTTTGGTTATGTGGACGCCGCGCTGGTGCACGCCGAACAGGCCTACTCCGAGGAGCGGGAGACCTGGCTACGCGGAGCCGCCGCGGCCCGGGCGGCGGCCATCGACGACATTCTGGCCAAGCGTGAACATGACCCCCAGCATGCGTCCAAACGGCTGCGCTACGACGTCAACCGCCAACACCTCGGTGTCACCGCCTGGGTTGAGCAGGTGCCGCAGGATGGTGACGCCCAACCGTTGCTCGGCAACGTCATTGCCGAGGTCGCACGGGCGGTCGGGGCGGATAGCAACGTAATTCACCCCCTGGGGTCACTCGCCGTGGCGGGCTGGGTGAGCCGCCGCCGGCCCTTCACCCAGACCGAGGTGACCGCGGCCAAAGTTGGTGAGCTGTCCGGGGTTCGACTGGCCTTCGGTGATCCGGACGGCGGGTTACCGGGATTTCGCCGCACCCATGTGCAGGCCTCCCACGCTCGCCGGGTCGCATCGCTGATCGGACCGCACGGTGGCGCCGTCACGCACTATCACGACGTCGCAGTCGCGGCGCTGGCCAGCGCCGATACCGAGCACGCCGCCTCGTTTGTCACCAGAGTGCTGGGACCGCTGGCCGCCACAGACGAGGACACGTATCGGGTGGCGTCGACGCTGGCGGTGTACTTACAGGAAAACCGCAGTCGCGCGCGGGCCGCCCGTCGACTCATCGTGCACCCAAACACCGTCAGCTACCGCGTTAACCAGGCCGAATCGGTGTTGGGCCGGCGCATCGACAGCGACACCCTGGAGCTGTCGGTCGCGCTGGCGCTACTGCCCGCCCTGCCCCGGCTGGCACAGCGGCACGCCACCGAACTGTGA